The genomic region TTCAATGAAAGCATAACTCTTGTTGTTAAGTGGGGGAATTTTTAATAGCCACATGGGGGAATTTTGAGTTGACAAATACACCCTAAGAATTTCTGGTTGATAGTTAGCTGGACGTCCGGTACGGGCATACAAAGGGGCAATAATTTCTTTAAGAGAATCGAGGTTTATTACGTAAAGCTTCTCGATAAGTGAACGGTAAAAAATGATATGGGATTTATGGCTAGATAATAAAGAATTAAGTTTAGATTTAAGCCAAATTTGATAGTCAGCATGACAACGCCAATAACCTAACAAAAAAATCGCCTCCAACAGATCGTAAGCGTCAAATAGCCCCCACCTGTACATAAGGTGAAGGCATAGATATTATTATTTATGTGCCCTGCAGTTTGCAGGTAATGTATCCGACCAGGGGAGAAACTTATCTAAGACATTAGGGTCATTGATATTGGAGTTGGGAAGTTTCTCAAAAATATAACTAAGGTAGTTGAAGGGGTTTAAACCATTTTCCTTGGCCGTTTCAACAATGCTATAAATGACAGCGCTAGCCCTGGCACCACGCTGGGTGTTAGCAAATAGCCAGTTCTTACGGCCAACTACAAAAGGTTTGATGGAACGTTCGCTACGGTTATTGTCAATTTCCAAACGTCCATCTTGCAAAAAGGCCTCGAGCTTATTCCACTGGCTAAGGCAATAGTGTATAGCCTTACCAAAGGTACTTTTGGGAAGCACCTGTGAATTCTGCTCATTAAGCCACGCCCAAAAGGCATCCAGCACAGGGCGGCTGCGTGCCAAACGAGTTTTATAACGTTCTTCGGGAGTGGCATCTTTTAATTCACGCTCAATTGCAAAGAGACGATTACAAAACTCTAGCCCCTCCTTAGCAGCTACATTGGCTGAACGTTTTGATTGGGGTAGAGCTTTCAGCGCCTCATCAAACTTACGCCGAGCGTGAGCCCAACAACCGACCAGGATAACATNNNNNNNNNNNNNNNNNNNNNNNNNNNNNNNNNNNNNNNNNNNNNNNNNNNNNNNNNNNNNNNNNNNNNNNNNNNNNNNNNNNNNNNNNNNNNNNNNNNNTTTAGCATGTTATGGACATCATCCATGCTTTTGCATTCCTTAGCTAATTCTGCTGCCAATCTGTTCTTTACGTTTTGCATAATTGATTCAACTCCTTATTAGTAGTTATAACCAATTACACAAAACTAATTACGTCCTCGGTGTCGCTAACTTCT from Desulfotomaculum nigrificans DSM 574 harbors:
- the tnpC gene encoding IS66 family transposase gives rise to the protein VILVGCWAHARRKFDEALKALPQSKRSANVAAKEGLEFCNRLFAIERELKDATPEERYKTRLARSRPVLDAFWAWLNEQNSQVLPKSTFGKAIHYCLSQWNKLEAFLQDGRLEIDNNRSERSIKPFVVGRKNWLFANTQRGARASAVIYSIVETAKENGLNPFNYLSYIFEKLPNSNINDPNVLDKFLPWSDTLPANCRAHK